Proteins co-encoded in one Daphnia carinata strain CSIRO-1 chromosome 3, CSIRO_AGI_Dcar_HiC_V3, whole genome shotgun sequence genomic window:
- the LOC130697503 gene encoding calpain-B-like isoform X5 — protein MPYTYGNFTIYNLGEKGASIKARQNVQDFVQIRDSCLQNGTLFEDASFPADTSSIYYSRRTARDFVWLRPTEIVEDPQLFVEGASRFDVQQGELGDCWLLAAMASLTLNPKLFHQVVPEDQSFTDNYAGIFHFRIWQYGTWVDVVVDDRLPTCDGKLVFLQSQTKNEFWSALLEKAYAKLHGGYEALKGGTTCEAMEDFTGGVSEMYEMNQAPPNLFKILLKAHQRSSLMSCAIEPDPDQLEAETPLGLIKGHAYSITSVKMMDIRTPRMSGQIPMIRIRNPWGNEAEWKGAWSDQSPEWQFIPEDEKEEVGLTFDRDGEFWMSFRDFSAQYSRLEIVNLNADSLEEEELSDGTSKRWSANEFAGNWVKGASAGGCRNHLATFHLNPQYRITLEDPDDDDNDDKCTVIVALMQKNRRAQRKIGLDCLTIGFTIYHLKNPDTAPKPLDNKFFKYNASVARSPSFINLREVSCRFKLPPGVYAIIPSTFEPNEEGEFILRVFSEKKNNMEENDEEVDIGEADDQGNTGRKHNKGKHFYHVKSNDTFDDSSDVVQLFRRVAGVDMEIDWVELQNVLNTSFQRESSEEFVFEGFSKDVCRSMIAMLDQDHSGKLGLDEFKKLWSDIQTWKNTFKLYDRDRSNSLSTLELRSALHAVGYRLNYHVLNALVLRYGDRRGTLAFDDFIMCAIKMKSMIEAFKERDPYNTKRATFTLDEWIDKTLYS, from the exons ATGCCTTATACCTACGGGAACTTTACAATCTACAAC TTGGGTGAGAAGGGCGCCTCAATTAAAGCCCGTCAGAACGTGCAAGATTTCGTTCAAATCCGAGATAGCTGTCTACAAAATGGAACCCTTTTCGAGGATGCGTCTTTTCCAGCGGACACTTCGTCAATCTACTACAGCCGGCGGACTGCTCGCGACTTTGTCTGGTTGAGGCCAACA gAAATCGTCGAGGATCCACAACTCTTCGTCGAAGGAGCTTCACGATTCGACGTGCAGCAAGGCGAATTAG GCGATTGCTGGCTGCTTGCTGCCATGGCTAGCCTGACTCTTAACCCAAAACTGTTTCATCAAGTTGTGCCTGAAGATCAAAGTTTCACCGATAATTATGCaggaatttttcatttccg GATCTGGCAGTACGGCACCTGGGTGGATGTCGTGGTAGACGATCGCTTGCCAACCTGTGATGGAAAACTGGTGTTTTTGcaatcacaaacaaaaaatgaattttggaGCGCTCTGTTGGAAAAAGCATATGCCAA GCTCCACGGTGGCTACGAAGCCTTAAAAGGTGGCACTACGTGTGAGGCTATGGAAGACTTTACTGGCGGAGTGAGCGAAATGTACGAAATGAACCAAGCACCTCCTAATCTTTTCAAGATTTTACTTAAAGCTCACCAACGCTCATCACTAATGAGCTGCGCAATTGAG CCGGATCCTGACCAGTTAGAAGCCGAAACACCGTTGGGTTTGATTAAAGGTCATGCCTATAGCATTACAAGCGTGAAAATGATGGACATCCGCACTCCTCGAATGTCGGGGCAGATTCCCATGATCCGTATTCGAAATCCTTGGGGGAATGAAGCCGAGTGGAAAGGCGCATGGAGCGATCA ATCCCCGGAATGGCAGTTCATCCCGGAAGACGAGAAGGAGGAGGTGGGACTGACTTTCGATCGCGATGGCGAATTTTGGATGTCGTTTCGCGATTTCTCTGCTCAGTATTCTCGCCTAGAGATAGTCAATCTGAACGCCGATTCCTTAGAAGAAGAGGAGTTGTCTGATGGTACATCAAAACGTTGGTCAGCAAACGAGTTTGCTGGAAACTGGGTTAAAGGTGCATCTGCTGGCGGCTGCAGGAATCATTTAG CCACTTTTCATCTGAATCCACAATATCGTATTACACTGGAAGATCCGGATG ACGACGACAATGACGATAAATGTACGGTGATTGTGGCTTTGATGCAAAAGAACCGTAGAGCTCAGCGGAAAATTGGTCTAGATTGCCTTACAATTGGTTTTACCATTTATCAC CTTAAAAATCCTGACACAGCGCCGAAACCACTTgacaacaaattttttaagtaCAACGCATCTGTGGCTAGGTCACCATCGTTCATCAACTTACGAGAAGTCAGTTGTCGATTCAAGCTTCCACCGGGCGTCTACGCCATTATACCGTCAACATTCGAGCCGAATGAGGAAGGTGAATTTATTCTGCGCGTCTTCtctgaaaagaagaacaacatgGA ggAGAACGACGAAGAAGTGGATATCGGTGAAGCAGATGATCAA GGTAATACTGGCCGGAAGCACAACAAAGGCAAACACTTTTATCAC GTTAAAAGTAATGATACTTTTGACGACTCCAGTGATGTTGTCCAGCTGTTCCGCCGCGTTGCTGGAGTTGACATGGAGATCGATTGGGTCGAACTACAAAACGTTCTTAATACTTCCTTCCAGCGTG AATCTTCAGAGG AATTTGTATTCGAGGGATTCAGCAAAGACGTCTGCCGCAGCATGATCGCTATGTTGGATCAGGATCACTCCGGAAAACTTGGTTTGGATGAGTTCAAAAAGCTTTGGTCTGATATTCAAACTTGGAAG AACACGTTCAAATTGTACGACCGCGATCGTAGCAATTCGCTAAGCACATTAGAGTTGCGCTCTGCACTCCATGCCGTTGGTTATCGTCTAAACTATCACGTCTTAAATGCGCTGGTTTTGCGTTACGGTGATCGACGAGGAACCCTGGCGTTTGACGATTTCATCATGTGTGCcatcaaaatgaaatccaTGATTG AGGCCTTTAAAGAGCGAGACCCGTACAACACCAAACGGGCTACTTTTACGCTCGACGAATGGATTGACAAGACTCTCTATTCTTAG
- the LOC130697503 gene encoding calpain-B-like isoform X3, with protein MDFFRAGLKNFGLGGFKMDDTTANLVANFASGGIGMALDQISRTSLPSRRKDPPPPRPPCPFKVLGEKGASIKARQNVQDFVQIRDSCLQNGTLFEDASFPADTSSIYYSRRTARDFVWLRPTEIVEDPQLFVEGASRFDVQQGELGDCWLLAAMASLTLNPKLFHQVVPEDQSFTDNYAGIFHFRIWQYGTWVDVVVDDRLPTCDGKLVFLQSQTKNEFWSALLEKAYAKLHGGYEALKGGTTCEAMEDFTGGVSEMYEMNQAPPNLFKILLKAHQRSSLMSCAIEPDPDQLEAETPLGLIKGHAYSITSVKMMDIRTPRMSGQIPMIRIRNPWGNEAEWKGAWSDQSPEWQFIPEDEKEEVGLTFDRDGEFWMSFRDFSAQYSRLEIVNLNADSLEEEELSDGTSKRWSANEFAGNWVKGASAGGCRNHLATFHLNPQYRITLEDPDDDDNDDKCTVIVALMQKNRRAQRKIGLDCLTIGFTIYHLKNPDTAPKPLDNKFFKYNASVARSPSFINLREVSCRFKLPPGVYAIIPSTFEPNEEGEFILRVFSEKKNNMEENDEEVDIGEADDQVKSNDTFDDSSDVVQLFRRVAGVDMEIDWVELQNVLNTSFQRESSEEFVFEGFSKDVCRSMIAMLDQDHSGKLGLDEFKKLWSDIQTWKNTFKLYDRDRSNSLSTLELRSALHAVGYRLNYHVLNALVLRYGDRRGTLAFDDFIMCAIKMKSMIEAFKERDPYNTKRATFTLDEWIDKTLYS; from the exons TTGGGTGAGAAGGGCGCCTCAATTAAAGCCCGTCAGAACGTGCAAGATTTCGTTCAAATCCGAGATAGCTGTCTACAAAATGGAACCCTTTTCGAGGATGCGTCTTTTCCAGCGGACACTTCGTCAATCTACTACAGCCGGCGGACTGCTCGCGACTTTGTCTGGTTGAGGCCAACA gAAATCGTCGAGGATCCACAACTCTTCGTCGAAGGAGCTTCACGATTCGACGTGCAGCAAGGCGAATTAG GCGATTGCTGGCTGCTTGCTGCCATGGCTAGCCTGACTCTTAACCCAAAACTGTTTCATCAAGTTGTGCCTGAAGATCAAAGTTTCACCGATAATTATGCaggaatttttcatttccg GATCTGGCAGTACGGCACCTGGGTGGATGTCGTGGTAGACGATCGCTTGCCAACCTGTGATGGAAAACTGGTGTTTTTGcaatcacaaacaaaaaatgaattttggaGCGCTCTGTTGGAAAAAGCATATGCCAA GCTCCACGGTGGCTACGAAGCCTTAAAAGGTGGCACTACGTGTGAGGCTATGGAAGACTTTACTGGCGGAGTGAGCGAAATGTACGAAATGAACCAAGCACCTCCTAATCTTTTCAAGATTTTACTTAAAGCTCACCAACGCTCATCACTAATGAGCTGCGCAATTGAG CCGGATCCTGACCAGTTAGAAGCCGAAACACCGTTGGGTTTGATTAAAGGTCATGCCTATAGCATTACAAGCGTGAAAATGATGGACATCCGCACTCCTCGAATGTCGGGGCAGATTCCCATGATCCGTATTCGAAATCCTTGGGGGAATGAAGCCGAGTGGAAAGGCGCATGGAGCGATCA ATCCCCGGAATGGCAGTTCATCCCGGAAGACGAGAAGGAGGAGGTGGGACTGACTTTCGATCGCGATGGCGAATTTTGGATGTCGTTTCGCGATTTCTCTGCTCAGTATTCTCGCCTAGAGATAGTCAATCTGAACGCCGATTCCTTAGAAGAAGAGGAGTTGTCTGATGGTACATCAAAACGTTGGTCAGCAAACGAGTTTGCTGGAAACTGGGTTAAAGGTGCATCTGCTGGCGGCTGCAGGAATCATTTAG CCACTTTTCATCTGAATCCACAATATCGTATTACACTGGAAGATCCGGATG ACGACGACAATGACGATAAATGTACGGTGATTGTGGCTTTGATGCAAAAGAACCGTAGAGCTCAGCGGAAAATTGGTCTAGATTGCCTTACAATTGGTTTTACCATTTATCAC CTTAAAAATCCTGACACAGCGCCGAAACCACTTgacaacaaattttttaagtaCAACGCATCTGTGGCTAGGTCACCATCGTTCATCAACTTACGAGAAGTCAGTTGTCGATTCAAGCTTCCACCGGGCGTCTACGCCATTATACCGTCAACATTCGAGCCGAATGAGGAAGGTGAATTTATTCTGCGCGTCTTCtctgaaaagaagaacaacatgGA ggAGAACGACGAAGAAGTGGATATCGGTGAAGCAGATGATCAA GTTAAAAGTAATGATACTTTTGACGACTCCAGTGATGTTGTCCAGCTGTTCCGCCGCGTTGCTGGAGTTGACATGGAGATCGATTGGGTCGAACTACAAAACGTTCTTAATACTTCCTTCCAGCGTG AATCTTCAGAGG AATTTGTATTCGAGGGATTCAGCAAAGACGTCTGCCGCAGCATGATCGCTATGTTGGATCAGGATCACTCCGGAAAACTTGGTTTGGATGAGTTCAAAAAGCTTTGGTCTGATATTCAAACTTGGAAG AACACGTTCAAATTGTACGACCGCGATCGTAGCAATTCGCTAAGCACATTAGAGTTGCGCTCTGCACTCCATGCCGTTGGTTATCGTCTAAACTATCACGTCTTAAATGCGCTGGTTTTGCGTTACGGTGATCGACGAGGAACCCTGGCGTTTGACGATTTCATCATGTGTGCcatcaaaatgaaatccaTGATTG AGGCCTTTAAAGAGCGAGACCCGTACAACACCAAACGGGCTACTTTTACGCTCGACGAATGGATTGACAAGACTCTCTATTCTTAG
- the LOC130697503 gene encoding calpain-B-like isoform X1 — MDFFRAGLKNFGLGGFKMDDTTANLVANFASGGIGMALDQISRTSLPSRRKDPPPPRPPCPFKVLGEKGASIKARQNVQDFVQIRDSCLQNGTLFEDASFPADTSSIYYSRRTARDFVWLRPTEIVEDPQLFVEGASRFDVQQGELGDCWLLAAMASLTLNPKLFHQVVPEDQSFTDNYAGIFHFRIWQYGTWVDVVVDDRLPTCDGKLVFLQSQTKNEFWSALLEKAYAKLHGGYEALKGGTTCEAMEDFTGGVSEMYEMNQAPPNLFKILLKAHQRSSLMSCAIEPDPDQLEAETPLGLIKGHAYSITSVKMMDIRTPRMSGQIPMIRIRNPWGNEAEWKGAWSDQSPEWQFIPEDEKEEVGLTFDRDGEFWMSFRDFSAQYSRLEIVNLNADSLEEEELSDGTSKRWSANEFAGNWVKGASAGGCRNHLATFHLNPQYRITLEDPDDDDNDDKCTVIVALMQKNRRAQRKIGLDCLTIGFTIYHLKNPDTAPKPLDNKFFKYNASVARSPSFINLREVSCRFKLPPGVYAIIPSTFEPNEEGEFILRVFSEKKNNMEENDEEVDIGEADDQGNTGRKHNKGKHFYHVKSNDTFDDSSDVVQLFRRVAGVDMEIDWVELQNVLNTSFQRESSEEFVFEGFSKDVCRSMIAMLDQDHSGKLGLDEFKKLWSDIQTWKNTFKLYDRDRSNSLSTLELRSALHAVGYRLNYHVLNALVLRYGDRRGTLAFDDFIMCAIKMKSMIEAFKERDPYNTKRATFTLDEWIDKTLYS, encoded by the exons TTGGGTGAGAAGGGCGCCTCAATTAAAGCCCGTCAGAACGTGCAAGATTTCGTTCAAATCCGAGATAGCTGTCTACAAAATGGAACCCTTTTCGAGGATGCGTCTTTTCCAGCGGACACTTCGTCAATCTACTACAGCCGGCGGACTGCTCGCGACTTTGTCTGGTTGAGGCCAACA gAAATCGTCGAGGATCCACAACTCTTCGTCGAAGGAGCTTCACGATTCGACGTGCAGCAAGGCGAATTAG GCGATTGCTGGCTGCTTGCTGCCATGGCTAGCCTGACTCTTAACCCAAAACTGTTTCATCAAGTTGTGCCTGAAGATCAAAGTTTCACCGATAATTATGCaggaatttttcatttccg GATCTGGCAGTACGGCACCTGGGTGGATGTCGTGGTAGACGATCGCTTGCCAACCTGTGATGGAAAACTGGTGTTTTTGcaatcacaaacaaaaaatgaattttggaGCGCTCTGTTGGAAAAAGCATATGCCAA GCTCCACGGTGGCTACGAAGCCTTAAAAGGTGGCACTACGTGTGAGGCTATGGAAGACTTTACTGGCGGAGTGAGCGAAATGTACGAAATGAACCAAGCACCTCCTAATCTTTTCAAGATTTTACTTAAAGCTCACCAACGCTCATCACTAATGAGCTGCGCAATTGAG CCGGATCCTGACCAGTTAGAAGCCGAAACACCGTTGGGTTTGATTAAAGGTCATGCCTATAGCATTACAAGCGTGAAAATGATGGACATCCGCACTCCTCGAATGTCGGGGCAGATTCCCATGATCCGTATTCGAAATCCTTGGGGGAATGAAGCCGAGTGGAAAGGCGCATGGAGCGATCA ATCCCCGGAATGGCAGTTCATCCCGGAAGACGAGAAGGAGGAGGTGGGACTGACTTTCGATCGCGATGGCGAATTTTGGATGTCGTTTCGCGATTTCTCTGCTCAGTATTCTCGCCTAGAGATAGTCAATCTGAACGCCGATTCCTTAGAAGAAGAGGAGTTGTCTGATGGTACATCAAAACGTTGGTCAGCAAACGAGTTTGCTGGAAACTGGGTTAAAGGTGCATCTGCTGGCGGCTGCAGGAATCATTTAG CCACTTTTCATCTGAATCCACAATATCGTATTACACTGGAAGATCCGGATG ACGACGACAATGACGATAAATGTACGGTGATTGTGGCTTTGATGCAAAAGAACCGTAGAGCTCAGCGGAAAATTGGTCTAGATTGCCTTACAATTGGTTTTACCATTTATCAC CTTAAAAATCCTGACACAGCGCCGAAACCACTTgacaacaaattttttaagtaCAACGCATCTGTGGCTAGGTCACCATCGTTCATCAACTTACGAGAAGTCAGTTGTCGATTCAAGCTTCCACCGGGCGTCTACGCCATTATACCGTCAACATTCGAGCCGAATGAGGAAGGTGAATTTATTCTGCGCGTCTTCtctgaaaagaagaacaacatgGA ggAGAACGACGAAGAAGTGGATATCGGTGAAGCAGATGATCAA GGTAATACTGGCCGGAAGCACAACAAAGGCAAACACTTTTATCAC GTTAAAAGTAATGATACTTTTGACGACTCCAGTGATGTTGTCCAGCTGTTCCGCCGCGTTGCTGGAGTTGACATGGAGATCGATTGGGTCGAACTACAAAACGTTCTTAATACTTCCTTCCAGCGTG AATCTTCAGAGG AATTTGTATTCGAGGGATTCAGCAAAGACGTCTGCCGCAGCATGATCGCTATGTTGGATCAGGATCACTCCGGAAAACTTGGTTTGGATGAGTTCAAAAAGCTTTGGTCTGATATTCAAACTTGGAAG AACACGTTCAAATTGTACGACCGCGATCGTAGCAATTCGCTAAGCACATTAGAGTTGCGCTCTGCACTCCATGCCGTTGGTTATCGTCTAAACTATCACGTCTTAAATGCGCTGGTTTTGCGTTACGGTGATCGACGAGGAACCCTGGCGTTTGACGATTTCATCATGTGTGCcatcaaaatgaaatccaTGATTG AGGCCTTTAAAGAGCGAGACCCGTACAACACCAAACGGGCTACTTTTACGCTCGACGAATGGATTGACAAGACTCTCTATTCTTAG
- the LOC130697503 gene encoding calpain-B-like isoform X2, translating into MDFFRAGLKNFGLGGFKMDDTTANLVANFASGGIGMALDQISRTSLPSRRKDPPPPRPPCPFKVLGEKGASIKARQNVQDFVQIRDSCLQNGTLFEDASFPADTSSIYYSRRTARDFVWLRPTEIVEDPQLFVEGASRFDVQQGELGDCWLLAAMASLTLNPKLFHQVVPEDQSFTDNYAGIFHFRIWQYGTWVDVVVDDRLPTCDGKLVFLQSQTKNEFWSALLEKAYAKLHGGYEALKGGTTCEAMEDFTGGVSEMYEMNQAPPNLFKILLKAHQRSSLMSCAIEPDPDQLEAETPLGLIKGHAYSITSVKMMDIRTPRMSGQIPMIRIRNPWGNEAEWKGAWSDQSPEWQFIPEDEKEEVGLTFDRDGEFWMSFRDFSAQYSRLEIVNLNADSLEEEELSDGTSKRWSANEFAGNWVKGASAGGCRNHLATFHLNPQYRITLEDPDDDDNDDKCTVIVALMQKNRRAQRKIGLDCLTIGFTIYHLKNPDTAPKPLDNKFFKYNASVARSPSFINLREVSCRFKLPPGVYAIIPSTFEPNEEGEFILRVFSEKKNNMEENDEEVDIGEADDQGNTGRKHNKGKHFYHVKSNDTFDDSSDVVQLFRRVAGVDMEIDWVELQNVLNTSFQREFVFEGFSKDVCRSMIAMLDQDHSGKLGLDEFKKLWSDIQTWKNTFKLYDRDRSNSLSTLELRSALHAVGYRLNYHVLNALVLRYGDRRGTLAFDDFIMCAIKMKSMIEAFKERDPYNTKRATFTLDEWIDKTLYS; encoded by the exons TTGGGTGAGAAGGGCGCCTCAATTAAAGCCCGTCAGAACGTGCAAGATTTCGTTCAAATCCGAGATAGCTGTCTACAAAATGGAACCCTTTTCGAGGATGCGTCTTTTCCAGCGGACACTTCGTCAATCTACTACAGCCGGCGGACTGCTCGCGACTTTGTCTGGTTGAGGCCAACA gAAATCGTCGAGGATCCACAACTCTTCGTCGAAGGAGCTTCACGATTCGACGTGCAGCAAGGCGAATTAG GCGATTGCTGGCTGCTTGCTGCCATGGCTAGCCTGACTCTTAACCCAAAACTGTTTCATCAAGTTGTGCCTGAAGATCAAAGTTTCACCGATAATTATGCaggaatttttcatttccg GATCTGGCAGTACGGCACCTGGGTGGATGTCGTGGTAGACGATCGCTTGCCAACCTGTGATGGAAAACTGGTGTTTTTGcaatcacaaacaaaaaatgaattttggaGCGCTCTGTTGGAAAAAGCATATGCCAA GCTCCACGGTGGCTACGAAGCCTTAAAAGGTGGCACTACGTGTGAGGCTATGGAAGACTTTACTGGCGGAGTGAGCGAAATGTACGAAATGAACCAAGCACCTCCTAATCTTTTCAAGATTTTACTTAAAGCTCACCAACGCTCATCACTAATGAGCTGCGCAATTGAG CCGGATCCTGACCAGTTAGAAGCCGAAACACCGTTGGGTTTGATTAAAGGTCATGCCTATAGCATTACAAGCGTGAAAATGATGGACATCCGCACTCCTCGAATGTCGGGGCAGATTCCCATGATCCGTATTCGAAATCCTTGGGGGAATGAAGCCGAGTGGAAAGGCGCATGGAGCGATCA ATCCCCGGAATGGCAGTTCATCCCGGAAGACGAGAAGGAGGAGGTGGGACTGACTTTCGATCGCGATGGCGAATTTTGGATGTCGTTTCGCGATTTCTCTGCTCAGTATTCTCGCCTAGAGATAGTCAATCTGAACGCCGATTCCTTAGAAGAAGAGGAGTTGTCTGATGGTACATCAAAACGTTGGTCAGCAAACGAGTTTGCTGGAAACTGGGTTAAAGGTGCATCTGCTGGCGGCTGCAGGAATCATTTAG CCACTTTTCATCTGAATCCACAATATCGTATTACACTGGAAGATCCGGATG ACGACGACAATGACGATAAATGTACGGTGATTGTGGCTTTGATGCAAAAGAACCGTAGAGCTCAGCGGAAAATTGGTCTAGATTGCCTTACAATTGGTTTTACCATTTATCAC CTTAAAAATCCTGACACAGCGCCGAAACCACTTgacaacaaattttttaagtaCAACGCATCTGTGGCTAGGTCACCATCGTTCATCAACTTACGAGAAGTCAGTTGTCGATTCAAGCTTCCACCGGGCGTCTACGCCATTATACCGTCAACATTCGAGCCGAATGAGGAAGGTGAATTTATTCTGCGCGTCTTCtctgaaaagaagaacaacatgGA ggAGAACGACGAAGAAGTGGATATCGGTGAAGCAGATGATCAA GGTAATACTGGCCGGAAGCACAACAAAGGCAAACACTTTTATCAC GTTAAAAGTAATGATACTTTTGACGACTCCAGTGATGTTGTCCAGCTGTTCCGCCGCGTTGCTGGAGTTGACATGGAGATCGATTGGGTCGAACTACAAAACGTTCTTAATACTTCCTTCCAGCGTG AATTTGTATTCGAGGGATTCAGCAAAGACGTCTGCCGCAGCATGATCGCTATGTTGGATCAGGATCACTCCGGAAAACTTGGTTTGGATGAGTTCAAAAAGCTTTGGTCTGATATTCAAACTTGGAAG AACACGTTCAAATTGTACGACCGCGATCGTAGCAATTCGCTAAGCACATTAGAGTTGCGCTCTGCACTCCATGCCGTTGGTTATCGTCTAAACTATCACGTCTTAAATGCGCTGGTTTTGCGTTACGGTGATCGACGAGGAACCCTGGCGTTTGACGATTTCATCATGTGTGCcatcaaaatgaaatccaTGATTG AGGCCTTTAAAGAGCGAGACCCGTACAACACCAAACGGGCTACTTTTACGCTCGACGAATGGATTGACAAGACTCTCTATTCTTAG
- the LOC130697503 gene encoding calpain-B-like isoform X4, with protein sequence MDFFRAGLKNFGLGGFKMDDTTANLVANFASGGIGMALDQISRTSLPSRRKDPPPPRPPCPFKVLGEKGASIKARQNVQDFVQIRDSCLQNGTLFEDASFPADTSSIYYSRRTARDFVWLRPTEIVEDPQLFVEGASRFDVQQGELGDCWLLAAMASLTLNPKLFHQVVPEDQSFTDNYAGIFHFRIWQYGTWVDVVVDDRLPTCDGKLVFLQSQTKNEFWSALLEKAYAKLHGGYEALKGGTTCEAMEDFTGGVSEMYEMNQAPPNLFKILLKAHQRSSLMSCAIEPDPDQLEAETPLGLIKGHAYSITSVKMMDIRTPRMSGQIPMIRIRNPWGNEAEWKGAWSDQSPEWQFIPEDEKEEVGLTFDRDGEFWMSFRDFSAQYSRLEIVNLNADSLEEEELSDGTSKRWSANEFAGNWVKGASAGGCRNHLATFHLNPQYRITLEDPDDDDNDDKCTVIVALMQKNRRAQRKIGLDCLTIGFTIYHLKNPDTAPKPLDNKFFKYNASVARSPSFINLREVSCRFKLPPGVYAIIPSTFEPNEEGEFILRVFSEKKNNMEENDEEVDIGEADDQVKSNDTFDDSSDVVQLFRRVAGVDMEIDWVELQNVLNTSFQREFVFEGFSKDVCRSMIAMLDQDHSGKLGLDEFKKLWSDIQTWKNTFKLYDRDRSNSLSTLELRSALHAVGYRLNYHVLNALVLRYGDRRGTLAFDDFIMCAIKMKSMIEAFKERDPYNTKRATFTLDEWIDKTLYS encoded by the exons TTGGGTGAGAAGGGCGCCTCAATTAAAGCCCGTCAGAACGTGCAAGATTTCGTTCAAATCCGAGATAGCTGTCTACAAAATGGAACCCTTTTCGAGGATGCGTCTTTTCCAGCGGACACTTCGTCAATCTACTACAGCCGGCGGACTGCTCGCGACTTTGTCTGGTTGAGGCCAACA gAAATCGTCGAGGATCCACAACTCTTCGTCGAAGGAGCTTCACGATTCGACGTGCAGCAAGGCGAATTAG GCGATTGCTGGCTGCTTGCTGCCATGGCTAGCCTGACTCTTAACCCAAAACTGTTTCATCAAGTTGTGCCTGAAGATCAAAGTTTCACCGATAATTATGCaggaatttttcatttccg GATCTGGCAGTACGGCACCTGGGTGGATGTCGTGGTAGACGATCGCTTGCCAACCTGTGATGGAAAACTGGTGTTTTTGcaatcacaaacaaaaaatgaattttggaGCGCTCTGTTGGAAAAAGCATATGCCAA GCTCCACGGTGGCTACGAAGCCTTAAAAGGTGGCACTACGTGTGAGGCTATGGAAGACTTTACTGGCGGAGTGAGCGAAATGTACGAAATGAACCAAGCACCTCCTAATCTTTTCAAGATTTTACTTAAAGCTCACCAACGCTCATCACTAATGAGCTGCGCAATTGAG CCGGATCCTGACCAGTTAGAAGCCGAAACACCGTTGGGTTTGATTAAAGGTCATGCCTATAGCATTACAAGCGTGAAAATGATGGACATCCGCACTCCTCGAATGTCGGGGCAGATTCCCATGATCCGTATTCGAAATCCTTGGGGGAATGAAGCCGAGTGGAAAGGCGCATGGAGCGATCA ATCCCCGGAATGGCAGTTCATCCCGGAAGACGAGAAGGAGGAGGTGGGACTGACTTTCGATCGCGATGGCGAATTTTGGATGTCGTTTCGCGATTTCTCTGCTCAGTATTCTCGCCTAGAGATAGTCAATCTGAACGCCGATTCCTTAGAAGAAGAGGAGTTGTCTGATGGTACATCAAAACGTTGGTCAGCAAACGAGTTTGCTGGAAACTGGGTTAAAGGTGCATCTGCTGGCGGCTGCAGGAATCATTTAG CCACTTTTCATCTGAATCCACAATATCGTATTACACTGGAAGATCCGGATG ACGACGACAATGACGATAAATGTACGGTGATTGTGGCTTTGATGCAAAAGAACCGTAGAGCTCAGCGGAAAATTGGTCTAGATTGCCTTACAATTGGTTTTACCATTTATCAC CTTAAAAATCCTGACACAGCGCCGAAACCACTTgacaacaaattttttaagtaCAACGCATCTGTGGCTAGGTCACCATCGTTCATCAACTTACGAGAAGTCAGTTGTCGATTCAAGCTTCCACCGGGCGTCTACGCCATTATACCGTCAACATTCGAGCCGAATGAGGAAGGTGAATTTATTCTGCGCGTCTTCtctgaaaagaagaacaacatgGA ggAGAACGACGAAGAAGTGGATATCGGTGAAGCAGATGATCAA GTTAAAAGTAATGATACTTTTGACGACTCCAGTGATGTTGTCCAGCTGTTCCGCCGCGTTGCTGGAGTTGACATGGAGATCGATTGGGTCGAACTACAAAACGTTCTTAATACTTCCTTCCAGCGTG AATTTGTATTCGAGGGATTCAGCAAAGACGTCTGCCGCAGCATGATCGCTATGTTGGATCAGGATCACTCCGGAAAACTTGGTTTGGATGAGTTCAAAAAGCTTTGGTCTGATATTCAAACTTGGAAG AACACGTTCAAATTGTACGACCGCGATCGTAGCAATTCGCTAAGCACATTAGAGTTGCGCTCTGCACTCCATGCCGTTGGTTATCGTCTAAACTATCACGTCTTAAATGCGCTGGTTTTGCGTTACGGTGATCGACGAGGAACCCTGGCGTTTGACGATTTCATCATGTGTGCcatcaaaatgaaatccaTGATTG AGGCCTTTAAAGAGCGAGACCCGTACAACACCAAACGGGCTACTTTTACGCTCGACGAATGGATTGACAAGACTCTCTATTCTTAG